The Dioscorea cayenensis subsp. rotundata cultivar TDr96_F1 chromosome 18, TDr96_F1_v2_PseudoChromosome.rev07_lg8_w22 25.fasta, whole genome shotgun sequence genome includes the window GCTCACAGATTATGATGTTGTTCCGTCCTGTGATGAATTGGATGAGCAAGCTTGAAATTACGCTGTCCCAAACAGGGCCCAGTCAGGGCATCCATCTGGCTGCTAATGACACTGATAATGTGGACACCTTGGTTATGCAAACTCACTCTTCTCTCAGAAATAAACTTCCAGTTCTCCATTGCAACTTCATCATCAGACCTGTTCAATAGTTTCTCAAGTTATCAGCAGAAAACCAGGACCTTTCcagatttagaaaaatatatatatatatatatacacaattcaTGAACAAACAAAGTAGAATACAACCAACTTTTAAAATCTCAACAATTCACCAAATATCAGATTTCAGAAAAAATGACAATAGTTTATACCTCATTATTAGTGAAGAGTGTCCTCCAAAACCCACAGAGCTCAGGCTGGCTATGGTGGCATTATAATGCTTCATATGTCTTCTTGTAAATGGAATCAAAATCCATCCATGGGTTTGGAGTTTCAAGTGCAATTCAAGAACCAGTGATCGAGCTTGATTTTCCATGTCGTCAACCTGTTTGATCCTAAAATCAAAGTTCAAGTATGAGTGCATCAGTCACACATAAAATTAGTAGATAAACAACATAACAATTTATGGAGTGGGAGACTGAAAATAACCGATTTTGACCAGGACTACCGGTGTAGTTGATATCTGGTAATAATACATCATCCGCATCTACTAATATTACACCAGAGCCATCACCATCTGGTTTCATGGAACTAAAGTAGTTCTCCGCAACCTGCACTGTCAGCTTCAAATCTTGCAAGTATTGAACTTCCCCAATATACTCAAAAGCATGAGCTAAACAAGTTGGAGGAAATTCATCAGCTTCCAAGTTATTAAGTTCAGCATGGAAAGCAAAAACTCTGCAATAACCATTCTCGCCACTTGCTTTAacttgctcaatgactccacTATTTCTGCTTTGGCAGTTCTCTAACATGACTGTTAGAGCAACCAGCAGAGTAAGCAGTAGAACTCCAATGGTAACAAGTGCAGCAATAAAGACAGTAGCGGCAAATGCTGACATATAGACCCCAGATTCAACCACATAACGACTCCCCAATTCTGCATTGGATTAAAGTCTATGTTCAATTTCAAGAAGCTCAGTCCATAGCAGTTAGTTGTACAGCAGCATAACTAATTTCAGGtggataaaaaaatcatgtggAGTTTCAACTAGCCAGCAATTATACCATGTAAAAGAAAAGGTCAAGGTGACAATAATAGTGATATTCACATGAATATTCACATGAACATTCCCATGACTGATAAAAATTGATGTCAAGCCACTACTCAATACAAGTCTCTATTCATAAAACGATAAGCAAAGCTGAACTGAATCATATACCAGAACGTCTGTCACTTAGAAGACTGTGGTTGGAGTCTGCAGGTTCCATTGGATCAGGGTATGTAGACATTGTATTGATCAAATGATATCAGAATGAAATCCCATTCATCAACACTCTGGAAgaagtaaaattatattgtGACAGGGAAAGGCTAATTACAATTCAGCTTCTTTGCCTGTGACAACCACAACCAAAGAGAAGCGATTAGACAGGAacagaagaaataaaaaaaaaaaactaactaaataACAATAGAGCAGCTTTCAAACGAGATAAGTGTGTGTTTTGAATGAATTGGTTGAACATGGAGTCGCCTGCGCTTGGGCCAAAACACAATCTGAAGAGCAGGCCATAATACTACTGTATAGATCTATGGACAAGTTATGAATTTGTATGGATCTTGGGGCAAAAATAAGATAAgaaaatcataatcattgaaCACAATTTTCCTCatctgattttattttctttgaaaagtCAAGTTAATCAGATAAACACAGATAAAAGATTGGCTTTAAAAACTTGAAACTTTAGTTTCCCACATATCTAGATctcaaatttttcttttaaaaaaagtcttTTTCCTCTATGCAAATTCCTCTCTATGAAAAAGATAGATGGAACAAACCTATCTAAACTTAAAAAGCAACTAAATTGCTTAATCAGAAGCGAAACTTCAAATCGACGATTAAATCTACAAGCCAATGCAATAAAAACTAGGAATCCTTCAGATCCTGAAACAAAATCGTCATTCACTtgaccaaataaaataaaaaaagacgattaaaaacaaaagacgAAATTTTCGTTCTTCAGAAATTCTTCAAATCTAAGCCAGAGAAAACTGAATTCAATCCCTAAGAGTTCCCATTTGGAACTTGTCAATTCAAAGTCAAACcataacaaaacacacaataaaaGAAGATTAATAATCATAAACCTACACACACaccaaaaagagagaaagagaaatcaATCACCTCATCGCCAGATTGAAGAGGCTATAATTCATGGAAAAGAACATCGCTGGGTGATCCGATGCTCGATGAaaaaaggaatccaagagatgGGGGTGTCTGTGCATGAAAGAAGCAAGGGAATCTCAAATATCTCCgcaaatttgatttgtttttaaaaggtTGAAAAGGTGGCTCCCATTCCATATGTTGGTATCCTCGCGGACCCCTTTTTTCATGCCGTGCATCCAATTAAAATTctgcctttttttaaaaaaaaaaatttataagaagTTTGGCAGGGGCGAAATAGCCAAGAAGCCTAGGCTCTAACGTGACCCGACAGAACACGATAGACCAGagcattacttaattaactaaactaatTACCCGTCCTAActcggttttttttttactataaagaTCGAGAGGGCTTCATAGGAATGGACACAGCGAGGAGGATGGCGTGTCTTCACCACTTCTCACACATTTATAGTATGTTCtgcttttatttcattaattaattgtgaAAAATAACTCTGGAATGAGATGAGGATAGTAGCAGGCAGCTTCGATAAATAATTCTGTAGATAAAAATTTAGGCCTAACGTGTTTGACCTTATTTACTAAATGATAATTGAATGGTTTGACCAAATTTCTATCAATTTAGTTTACTAAGttgatttttatatgttatattttataaaagtatCATAAGACATGtgctagtaatttttttttaaactagcagctaatgcattaaaaaaaaccttcgAACTCCAGTTAATATTTACACCAATTAATATTACCACGCAATGGAGACGATATGGATCCCATCTGTGTCAACTTCACATAGAAAGCAAAGAAAGGGATATAAAAGGATATTTCTTACATGATAAAGACATTGTCTGAGGAATCACAAAGTGGCCTCACAAAGTGGCTTACTACTTTACATCTTGGGATATAACACACCGTGTTGGACAAACAAAATTAACTAACTATATATGGCTGTTAGCTGGCTCTAAAAAAAGAAGCTATCAAATTAGTCATCCACTTAAACGGAATCAGGTTGCTCAAAATAGAGTTGTCAGGGGATCAGATTCCAGTGACGTACAAACTAGCTGCAAAAACAATGTCCCTTTTGATAGCATTGGAAGCAGCTTCCATCTTTTTATGAAGTGCAGAATTGCCCATGATTGAAGCTGCATTTTTGAACTCGCGGCAGGTTTCATCCAGACGGACTATAGTTCTCACAATTAGTCCTTCTGGAACATCAGTTAATTCACAAATTTCTGCAAAAGGAGTGCCCTGCAAAATAGATAATTCAGGACAAATGAGCAGGCCAAATCTCTATATTGATTACAACAGAGAGTATTTGTTTTAACAAGAACCTTGGCCCATTCATAAACTACTTCAACAAGGCCAATTTGAGATTTTCGGCATATTCCTCAGGATCTACAGCTACTTTAAGTCGGGTCTGGAAGTCTGATTGCAGTCTCATAAATCTGAGATGAACAAAACATTGAAGTAATGGCATGACAGAGGAGAAACACTGGTCATGGATTAGCTGGGTGATATTAATGTGTAACAATGACAGAATGGAAGTATCATGGTAAATTTGGCATTAGGGGTGTAATCCTCAACAGGATAATTTAACAGGAAAAATTGTGTGTGAAAACGGTTTGCTATTGATGTTCTGCAAAGGGTTTAATACACTTAGTGGCTTAAATGAGTATTCAGTTGTGGGAACCGCTCACCACATATGAAATAATGACATTAAGCATAAGGTAGGCAGTTGCATTGGGTAGGTTGGGAAGGCCTTCTAGTGCATGTCTTAGTTTTACAGAGGTGTTGTCATTTATACAGGTTGCATTCTCCCCATCTTCACAGACATTTCTATCATACAGGAAAGAAAAAAGTGCAGAACTGACACCAAATGAAATAGTCAGTATATGAACATAATTCTTCTTTGTATGAGCAAGTTTAGGAGGAAGATATGGTCGTGTGTTCTTGCTGAAAACAAATGCAGACATCAGAGCGACAGCTTTTCGGTGGTTCTAAGTCATCAATTGGTTGTCAAACAAACACTGTGCAACTGTAAATTCCCCTGAGTTCATCTCTTGCCACACGCCCTTAATTTGAACAACAAGATCTGAATCATCATGAATGAATTTCCTTCAGTGAATGTTAATCTGTTGGAAAAGAGATTCAGTTTCATGAATACAATACATGAATCCACATTATTGAGAAAGGTATTCATCTTTCATAATGGAGTATATATAACTAAACAGAACATGAGTACTGGCCCTTAAAGTCTGGGTATTTGCTGAAGTGTTTTATCTGACATTTGAAACTTGAGTGCATTAACTTTTCCATGTGCTCCTTTGTTCCATTTGTAAGTAGTATGCTTTTTCAATTTCATATCCATGACATTTGTTTTTAGACATCCTTTGCAAAATACTGTTATATTTACGGTACTTCTCCACAAGAACAACCTCTTTGAGCTTGAGATCTAAATTTGAATGTCAAAAAATGAGCCTAATGATGCAGATGTTGGCTTGATATTCTTTAAGTGGGGAGGTATGATGTGATTACCGGGTTTAACTGCATCAAGCGGCTGTGGAGGAAATTTACTCTCAGCTTTCTGTTCAATAGCTGCTGGTTTGGTTTTGAGTAAGCGCTACATCGCTGGGATCCTAGAAGTCGGACTTGATCAATNNNNNNNNNNNNNNNNNNNNNNNNNNNNNNNNNNNNNNNNNNNNNNNNNNNNNNNNNNNNNNNNNNNNNNNNNNNNNNNNNNNNNNNNNNNNNNNNNNNNNNNNNNNNNNNNNNNNNNNNNNNNNNNNNNNNNNNNNNNNNNNNNNNNNNNNNNNNNNNNNNNNNNNNNNNNNNNNNNNNNNNNNNNNNNNNNNNNNNNNNNNNNNNNNNNNNNNNNNNNNNNNNNNNNNNNNNNNNNNNNNNNNNNNNNNNNNNNNNNNNNNNNNNNNNNNNNNNNNNNNNNNNNNNNNNNNNNNNNNNNNNNNNNNNNNNNNNNNNNNNNNNNNNNNNNNNNNNNNNNNNNNNNNNNNNNNNNNNNNNNNNNNNNNNNNNNNNNNNNNNNNNNNNNNNNNNNNNNNNNNNNNNNNNNNNNNNNNNNNNNNNNNNNNNNNNNNNNNNNNNNNNNNNNNNNNNNNNNNNNNNNNNNNNNNNNNNNNNNNNNNNNNNNNNNNNNNNNNNNNNNNNNNNNNNNNNNNNNNNNNNNNNNNNNNNNNNNNNNNNNNNNNNNNNNNNNNNNNNNNNNNNNNNNNNNNNNNNNNNNNNNNNNNNNNNNNNNNNNNNNNNNNNNNNNNNNNNNNNNNNNNNNNNNNNNNNNNNNNNNNNNNNNNNNNNNNNNNNNNNNNNNNNNNNNNNNNNNNNNNNNNNNNNNNNNNNNNNNNNNNNNNNNNNNNNNNNNNNNNNNNNNNNNNNNNNNNNNNNNNNNNNNNNNNNNNNNNNNNNNNNNNNNNNNNNNNNNNNNNNNNNNNNNNNNNNNNNNNNNNNNNNNNNNNNNNNNNNNNNNNNNNNNNNNNNNNNNNNNNNNNNNNNNNNNNNNNNNNNNNNNNNNNNNNNNNNNNNNNNNNNNNNNNNNNNNNNNNNNNNNNNNNNNNNNNNNNNNNNNNNNNNNNNNNNNNNNNNNNNNNNNNNNNNNNNNNNNNNNNNNNNNNNNNNNNNNNNNNNNNNNNNNNNNNNNNNNNNNNNNAGAAAGGGTTTGGAAAGAGTTTGGTCTTTAGCGGAGAAGTTTACCTACTAAAATGGTACAATCATTGACAGTTCTACGTGGCAGGTATCTGCTCCATGATGGTATgtagtgtttatttatttttaatagtgtTGATGAGACATTCACCATAACAAGACCAGTTCGATattgtaaagaaaaaataattattatctcTACTTTTCACCTAGTACTGGAAAATACTTTCTAGTAATCTTAAATATTATGaggggttttgtttgaaaatgttacttttcatttaatttatttaatgaagaaTATCTTTAAAACGTGTGTAATAATACAATGAATATGTCTATccacaatattttaaaaaaaaacctggtatatatatatatatatatgaataaaatccTTCAGGACATGCGAGAAGAAGCGTCCCAGTTGAAAAGAAAGTGGGGGTAGTAAGAGATAGGCACATGGTTTCTTGAACAACGTCACGAGCGATTGCTACAAACCATGGTGATTCACATTAGGGTTGTTACGGTCTCTCTAAACTATAGGTCTAGTAGGGAAATGGTTGGATGGGCTGAGTTTGAGGATTTGGATTCTTTATCTTGAGATTAATTGAACATTTAAGTATCAAAGGCAATGTCATGCTTGCTTTTCAACACATGCTATTGTTCATaataaactttggctcattaaGCGGGTGCTGGCCGTTGGGTTGAAATCCAGCGGTCTCCATCAACGATTcatagatttttctaaaatatgtGAAGTTCATGGAGTTGAAGTCCTCTTTATATATAGATGCAAACATTTTGCCATCTCAAGTATTGTGTCATTACAATTCATTATTATTGATCACTTTATTCCTCCAATtctaaaattcttaaaaacatcACTTTGAAGGGTAACTAGCTTGACGTGGACGATATATAGTACCTAGTTTAATGATTCTTTTTGACGAGGCTACAATcatagaaaaactaaaaaaaatcaaaaaatgaaaactCAATCAAAGATATGACTAGCCTTTTGATTTAGAACCTACTCTGGACTAAATACGATCaacatacaaataatattatgaattcGCGGAAACTTATCACTTAGCTATTCGTATAATGTCTACCATGAAAATCCATGTGAAAGAAAGATTTAGCAAATTTGATTTTAAGCGGAAAGATTTTTACTTGCCATAAAAACTAGTGCAGCCTATTCTCAGTTCACAGCCATGGAGCTCACCGACATatgatgatatttatgtatttaattattttttaatagagaTGGATAGTGACATTCACCCACAACTAAGATGGTTTGatgttataaaataattattattacttattatcTCCTCGATTTTTACTTGGGGACaaaatatatttctattaatCACATGTGcagggtttttgtttaaaaaggaATTTAGCACTCATTATGTTTGTTCAATAGAAATATAACACCCAGAACATTATTACTAATGGATAATAATCCTCTCGCAACATGATAATTTACAAAGACGCTACTATATAGTTCTCTCCCCAATATTTCAAACCTGCTGTATATATCTGTAAATCTATATATATCCATGCAAACTTTTTGCAATCTCAAGTATTGTGTCTCATTACAATTCACATTATTGAGCAAACATCACTTTATTCACTAAGTTAAAATTCTTAAAGATTATACTTTTCAGACGGTAACTAACCCGGCGTGGACAGTATATAGTACCAAGtactaataatttttctttgacGAGGAgctatagtataaaaaaaacaaaacaaaactcgaTCAAACACCAATCCCTTGCTAGCCTGTGCCAGTTTAGAACCAGCTGGACCAAAGTACCTATCATttgtacaaataatattataattagacTTATCATAGCTTATTCCGTACTATGCAAGTGAAAAATCCATGTGAAAAGGGTTTTGTAAGAAGTTTGGTCTTTGTGGAGATTTCTACCTGTAAAAACTAGTGCAATCATTTTCAATTCACAACTGTAGAACTCTTTACTCTATGATGGTATAtagttctttatttatttttaataattatggatATAGACATTTACCGCAACAGATGGTTCAATattgtagaaaaaaataattattatctcTCTACTTTTCACCTGGTACTAAATACATTGTTTTCTCTCTTAATCTTGTGTGGGggttttcctttaaaaattacttttcaTTAAGTTATTTAATAGAATAATATCTTTAAAACATTATTAGAAATGGATAGCCTATCACAGCATTAATTATGAGCGCTACTATAAAGCCTTCTCACAATGTTTCAAACCTGTTTTAGcactatatctatatatatatatatatatatatatatatatatatatatatatatatatatatatatagataaaaatcaTCTGAGAcgtcaaaaatttgaaaaggaaGAGTGGGAAGTAAGTATGAGAGAGATAGGCACATATTGGTTCATGAACAGCGTCGTGAGAGCAGGTGCTCGGCTCAGCCAGTACCACGGTTTAATAGGGTTTTACGGTCTCTCTACTAGCAACTATGGAATCCTAGTAGAAATGGATTTGGATGGGTGGAGTTTGGTTTAGTTCTGCTATGTTGAATTGATTGGGCATTCCCCAGGATCAGAACAATTAATAAGTAATGCTTCCTTTATCTTTCTTGTTCATTATAAGCCTGATAATACTTTTCATTGTCACGATTGCAACCGGATTCAAGTCAGCGGTTACCATCAACGTTCATGAATTTTAAATCTACTGTGAACGTTCGCTAAATTACTCTTTATATATAGATGCCAAACATTTTGCCATCTCAAAGTATTGTGTCTCATTACAATTCACATTATTAGAGCAAACATCACTTTATTCCTCGAAAATTAAAATGCTTCAAAAGTTTATCACATTGAAGGGTAACTGGCTTGGCATGGACGATACTATGGTACAAATTTAAAGTCTTTTTTGACGAGGAGCTATAATCctagaaaaaaactaaaaaaaaaacaaaacaaaaaacaaaactcaaTCAAGAGATATACTTCGCCTTTTTTACGATTTAGAACTAAGCTGGACCAAGTACCGATCATTTGTATGATAATATTATAGATTAAAACTTATCACTTTGGTCACAACCACATAATGCTTGGATTGTGCTGAAAATCCGCACAGAAAGAAAGTTTGTAGAGTTTGATTTTTAGCAGAGAATTTTACCTTAAGGAATTGAAACAATGCTCATGGACATTCATTGCTGTTGAGGCCACACTATGATGgtatttaacattttatttatttatttttaatagagtAGATAAAAACATTCACCACAACTAAGATAGTTCaatattgtaaaataataataattattatttctcgACTTTTTACTTAGGGACAAGAATTACATTTTTTCTATTAATCTTTGGTGGGGGGTGgggttgtttaaaaaaaatttacttttcattagatttatttaatgaagaatatcttttaaaacattattagtAATGAATGCATCTATCACAACATTAATTACGGGCAACTATGGATTGATTATTGTCTGACAATATTTTAAACCTactgtatatatctatatatctatatatatatatatatacatgcaaacTTTACCTGCAATATTGTGCATACATTCATTATTAGGCAAACATCTGTTTTGTCCATTCAATTAAATGCTTAAAAAGCCTCACTTTGAAAAGTAACTAACGTATGAATGATAGTACCAAGTACcaatttttcccttttctttattttgaggAGGAGGGAGagaggaggagggaggaggTCTGTgcataaaaaactataaaaaacaaatcatcaaaaataagcCCTAACCTATTATGATTTAGAACCTAGTTGGATCAAAAGTACCAATTATttgtacaaataatattatgaattaGAACTTACCataactttattaattaaatgaaaatatacacattagaaaaatccaaaatatttaaaaagagagTTTTGATAAGGTTTTGGACCTTGCCAGGACGATTTTCACTTTTAAAGAAACTAGTGCAATAGTAGCTGGGTTTACCATTGTAGAGCCCTTTGCTCTTTGAtgatatttagatatttatttatttttaatagagtGGACAAAAATATTCTCCGGATAGttcaatattgtaaaaaaagttaattatcaTTTGACTTCTCACACGACTtgacatgaaataaaatttactattaATCTAGTGCTTGTAGgttttttcatttctaaaaAATGTactttttattagatttatttaatgAAGAATGCTTTTTAGAACATTATTAGTGTTGTATGTGTCTATCACAACATTAATTATGGGCGACTACTATATTATAGCCTCACATTTTAAACTCGTCTTAATTAGTACTCTTTTAGGTCATTTTTTACCTCTtccattttaaaagttttaactTTTGAGTgcgttttatatatatttaaaacatgTCTATGGAAGTATTGGAAGTATTTTTCGATTTTCTAATTTTGGctctatttttaatatgctctctcatattttccaatattttttgaaaactaAAATGGTTAACAGAGAATAAAAgatacaattaaaattttagtatcAATGGAAATTTTGATGGGACTCAGCAGTGTAATTTTCAAAAGATTGATAGAATCTACCTATAACGCAGGACAACACCAATTTTTAATGATACAAAAAGTGAATTGTTTAAGGTGGACATGTAATTAAATATGACCGGAGGGAATAATATTGTTCAGTGCAACCATATATATCCTTCATATTCAAAACCCACATCAATGCTTTTATCACATTAAAAACCCATAGCAAATGCTTTCCTGGGTGGTGTTTCTTCCTGCGtgaaatgtatatatatgattatataaaaaGTCTGCAACTCTTTAAAAACCTGGTAGTTACATTTACTTTAATAGCACTGGGCTCGATAAGGTAGTTATTTCATTAATGTAGAAGTTGCCGTACGTGAAACCTAGAGATTTATTAAATGTGGAAGCTATTGAGACTCCAAATTAGGGTGCCCTAAGGAGACTTAAGTATCATAAAAAGTAGATTAGGTTGATGATTTTCACTAATTGGTTGTATGAAGCACTACTGGTcattatgttgttgttgttggagattatgataaaacaaacacaaacccCAGCAGTTGTATCTAGAACGTTGTGCATCGAATATGCAGTTGCAGTTTTAGAAGCCAAAATGTCTCCTTTCCTACTGATGACTCTATCTCGTCTTTCCAGCGAAAAACAAATAGTAGTACCCTCGATCGATGGGAAGAGataattaaatacattaaaaaaactaaactttATTTTTGAGAAGGGTTGACATCACTATCAACAGTAGCACTATAATAGGAGACCCACCTCCATTAAAAATTTAGTTGCATTAGAATTGACTTTACCActcataacaaataaataattaggaaCCTTAGATGAATAAACAcaattaatgtttaaaaaaacaatacaaacttGTAGTTTACCCACTGTTACGAAACCTTAGATGAATAAACAATGTTTAATATTaatcttaattatatataggaGATTTGTTCTACCTCTTGAGTCTATAACAATCACATTAATTCAACCTAGAGATATGCATAAACAACTATGAAATTCGAGAGTTGCATTTATACACAAATCATAAACATTTATCACCAGTTaaattagataataaataaGCAGCAATAAAGGTATAGATACAAAGAATTAATATTCTCTAATAAGTCTGATAGACATGCTCCTTTAGTCCTTTtcatttgttcatttttataaatttttaaattgtttttatacatttatttaaaaatttatgacgtatgaaatattattttttaaatttttttatatttaatttatttctataacttcgaataaattatattcaactatatatttttaacatatattttataaaaaataattttgaaaaattaaaataattttttataaaatttagattgtaattaattattccaactgattttcttaattatatgaattgaataaaatggaTATGCACAAAGTACAGAAGGGAGTATATGATTATGAATAAAACTTaagtgaaattaatattttaaaactattgtgtatatatatacagtgaataaaaaaaaaaaaaaaaaaaaaaaaaaattcacatccACTAATTAAAACTTCTGTCTTATTGTAAGATGCCATAAATGGTAGGTGACCATAAGCAAAATGTTTTATATGTAGagccaataaaaaattaaaaaaaaccttccCCTATCAAAACTATCGGTATCGGTTAGATACATTGAATGTGAGGATACCATAACTAGtatattctatatataatcatagaaaagtaaaaaagaaaaaaattacatccaCTCGTCAATTAGACTtttattaccatgtttggttcatagtaatgatatattaccacggTAATGAGATCATCATAAATGTTATATGTCAGGAAATGTTGTGATAAGGCGAGATTACCATATTTGATTAGGAATTTATATTACTGGTCATCtttcattaccatgtttggttagttATGGTAATCACCTCagtaatatatcaaatttaccaaaatattcctacatataaaattttgaaaaatataatttaaagtatttagataaacaaataattaaattataatattaaaagtaatttttttcaccatttttttaaaaacctttgtatttaccaaaatatccctacatataaaattttaaaaaatataattataagcatttagataaatatataattaaagtataatatcaaaaattatttttgcacaatttttaaaaaaacctttgtatttaccaaaatacctctacatataaaattttgacaattttaatttaaaagtatttagataaataaataattaaattataaaatcaaaatttatttttttgcataatcttttaaaaaaatatttctatttaccaaaatacccctacatataaaattttggaaaacttaatttaaagtatttaaataactaaataattaaattataatatcaaaaataatgagagaaaataaaaaatagtattttgaTAATCAGtataataagaaattaaattaaataagtgggggcataattggaaaaaaaaattacacattaTCACCAACTTCATAATCGGGATGGATACCTATTTTGGTGATAATCAGATTACTaccttattttataaaatttcactaTTTATAACCTCACATTACCAAAGCTACAATAACCAAACATAGTAATCTGAACATATTATCACCATATTCTTGTTATTGTTTTCATATTACCTGAACCAAACACAGCCCAAAGGGTTTTAAGGATGAGTAAAATTCATATCTCATAACCTCAGCCTTCATAAACACTACCTACCACCaattaagaaaagtaaagaataaGTTGGGCATTTTTGTAAGCCAAC containing:
- the LOC120282709 gene encoding uncharacterized protein At2g39920, which encodes MSTYPDPMEPADSNHSLLSDRRSELGSRYVVESGVYMSAFAATVFIAALVTIGVLLLTLLVALTVMLENCQSRNSGVIEQVKASGENGYCRVFAFHAELNNLEADEFPPTCLAHAFEYIGEVQYLQDLKLTVQVAENYFSSMKPDGDGSGVILVDADDVLLPDINYTGSPGQNRIKQVDDMENQARSLVLELHLKLQTHGWILIPFTRRHMKHYNATIASLSSVGFGGHSSLIMRSDDEVAMENWKFISERRVSLHNQGVHIISVISSQMDALTGPCLGQRNFKLAHPIHHRTEQHHNL